A genomic window from Candidatus Scalindua japonica includes:
- a CDS encoding c-type cytochrome: protein MKKEEEKSYAGLYLFLSIILTLTIAWAVWNEVVTKRPWKSYQSRFHELEKDKVRGDYGEAMEEFSQPEVQEKYREIQEKLAVAWGRFNTPEVQQKYRKTFRELRVLDKEKLSPLKFEAMVTRNKMMEEEYRYGVHRSDESEGKIKALEERGKELAASIGQIEKKRAELQAYLDESRRGINMYADELKTFTGDMNRYQEAMAILKSKRPSLQIHQVHLEDINEADRCMSCHVGINRKEGVSEEQPYAGHSRRNVYLGNHPPEKFGCVLCHEGQGRATISPEKAHGEVEYWLTPLHRGNVAQSSCVKCHNKGEKLVGGEDIAKGIELFEGLGCFGCHEAKGFGEDRNSMIGPDLTEIGSKVNSGWLLEWLKNPKHFRPSTRMPDFRLEEEDAMAITSYLWQNSESFDPGEPEEFDDETIDEGAYLFESIGCLACHSEIEEDGRVHGPNLSRIGDKANYEYLVSWLLVPKSHQPKTRMPDMKLDEEDAQYIASYLMSLKGEGGYENLSGSDWLNDKETAEKGEELIGRYGCFGCHKIMGMEGMGKIGVELSEVGSKHIHLFDFGLLEKEVLGRVGLNNAHENISEARRAWFAAKLSDPRQFDKGRYKRPKDKLKMPDFGLSAEEIETLSILLTGMKEGGLPEGYIAKLSDEKSYLMEGERVIDKYNCMGCHQFTIDTLYLKSGLEVKGMVKLEEEDGLYFQLWVDNEGLGKKAGDTVQIMDEEIERRVSSQGGDISSFIIDYHVEVEGSFPEEAKVFTPPVLYEEGKKVQGAWLFDFLKEPKTLRPWLDVRMPLFKMTENEATVLSRYFAVLEKEEYPYEFIVETKESYLNEKRKENPEYLAMAQHLFEHKDVNCASCHVRGDITPEGDPSDWAPDLSVSRNRLKPDWIVDWLLDPQIKQPGTKMPKFFREGEFQDIFPGTPEEQAVALKDLLMNLPEEMLKQEEVDSADSLVE, encoded by the coding sequence ATGAAAAAAGAAGAAGAAAAATCATATGCAGGTTTGTACTTGTTTCTGAGTATTATACTTACCTTAACGATAGCATGGGCTGTCTGGAATGAAGTAGTTACAAAAAGGCCATGGAAATCGTATCAATCCAGGTTTCATGAGTTAGAAAAAGATAAGGTCAGGGGGGACTACGGTGAAGCGATGGAGGAGTTTAGTCAACCTGAAGTTCAGGAAAAATATAGAGAAATCCAGGAAAAACTTGCTGTGGCATGGGGCAGGTTTAATACACCGGAAGTCCAGCAGAAATACAGGAAAACATTCAGAGAGTTGCGCGTTTTGGATAAAGAGAAGTTGTCTCCTTTAAAGTTTGAAGCGATGGTAACGCGAAATAAGATGATGGAAGAGGAGTACCGGTATGGTGTACACAGGAGTGATGAGTCGGAGGGGAAGATTAAGGCGTTGGAGGAGCGTGGCAAGGAGTTGGCGGCAAGTATAGGCCAAATTGAGAAAAAGAGGGCAGAATTACAAGCTTATCTGGATGAATCCAGGCGTGGTATAAATATGTATGCAGATGAATTGAAGACGTTTACCGGTGATATGAATAGATATCAGGAAGCAATGGCAATATTAAAGTCAAAAAGGCCGTCGTTGCAGATCCACCAGGTTCACCTTGAGGATATTAATGAGGCGGACCGGTGCATGTCGTGTCATGTTGGTATTAACAGGAAAGAGGGTGTTTCAGAAGAGCAGCCGTACGCGGGCCATTCAAGGAGAAACGTCTATCTTGGCAATCATCCTCCTGAGAAGTTTGGTTGTGTATTATGCCATGAGGGGCAGGGAAGGGCGACCATAAGCCCGGAGAAGGCACATGGTGAAGTGGAGTACTGGTTGACTCCGCTTCACAGGGGCAATGTAGCTCAGTCTTCATGTGTCAAGTGTCACAATAAAGGTGAAAAGTTGGTAGGGGGAGAGGATATCGCGAAAGGGATAGAGTTGTTTGAAGGATTAGGTTGTTTTGGTTGTCATGAGGCAAAAGGGTTCGGAGAAGACCGGAACAGTATGATAGGGCCTGACTTGACTGAGATAGGCAGCAAGGTAAATTCGGGATGGTTGCTGGAGTGGTTGAAAAACCCTAAACATTTCAGGCCAAGTACAAGGATGCCTGATTTCAGGCTGGAGGAGGAAGACGCGATGGCTATAACCTCATATCTCTGGCAGAATTCGGAAAGTTTTGATCCCGGTGAGCCGGAAGAGTTTGATGATGAAACGATAGACGAGGGTGCATATTTATTTGAGAGTATAGGGTGTCTCGCGTGTCATAGTGAAATAGAGGAAGATGGGAGGGTCCACGGGCCTAACCTTTCCCGGATTGGTGACAAGGCAAATTACGAGTATCTGGTAAGTTGGCTTCTTGTTCCAAAATCACATCAGCCGAAGACAAGGATGCCTGACATGAAACTTGATGAGGAAGATGCGCAGTACATTGCATCGTACTTGATGAGTTTGAAGGGCGAAGGAGGGTATGAAAATTTATCAGGTTCAGATTGGTTAAATGATAAAGAAACTGCTGAAAAAGGAGAAGAGTTGATAGGCAGGTATGGTTGTTTCGGCTGTCATAAGATAATGGGAATGGAAGGGATGGGTAAGATAGGTGTTGAGTTGAGTGAGGTGGGTTCCAAGCATATTCATCTGTTTGACTTTGGTTTGTTGGAGAAGGAGGTACTTGGTAGGGTCGGGTTGAATAATGCGCATGAAAACATTTCAGAGGCAAGGCGCGCATGGTTTGCGGCGAAACTAAGTGATCCAAGGCAGTTTGATAAAGGTCGTTATAAGAGGCCCAAAGACAAATTGAAGATGCCTGATTTCGGTTTATCTGCGGAAGAGATAGAGACGTTGTCTATTCTGTTGACAGGGATGAAAGAGGGTGGGTTGCCTGAGGGTTATATCGCGAAATTATCTGATGAAAAAAGTTACTTGATGGAGGGTGAAAGAGTAATTGATAAATACAACTGTATGGGGTGTCATCAGTTTACCATAGATACTTTGTATTTGAAGAGTGGGCTTGAGGTTAAAGGGATGGTCAAGCTTGAGGAGGAAGATGGTCTCTATTTTCAATTATGGGTAGATAATGAAGGGCTTGGTAAAAAGGCGGGAGATACTGTCCAGATAATGGATGAAGAGATAGAGAGAAGGGTCTCGTCGCAAGGAGGGGATATCAGTTCGTTTATTATAGACTACCATGTAGAGGTAGAGGGGAGTTTTCCTGAAGAGGCTAAGGTATTTACTCCTCCTGTGCTGTATGAAGAGGGCAAAAAGGTGCAGGGTGCGTGGCTTTTTGACTTTCTCAAAGAACCGAAGACCTTGAGGCCGTGGCTTGATGTTCGAATGCCTCTTTTTAAAATGACTGAAAATGAAGCTACGGTATTGTCCAGATACTTTGCGGTTTTGGAAAAGGAAGAGTACCCTTATGAGTTTATTGTTGAGACTAAAGAGAGTTATTTAAACGAGAAACGTAAAGAGAATCCCGAATATCTTGCTATGGCTCAGCATTTATTCGAGCACAAAGATGTAAATTGTGCGTCATGTCATGTTAGAGGAGATATCACACCTGAAGGTGATCCTTCAGATTGGGCCCCTGATTTGTCAGTGTCTCGGAACAGGTTAAAGCCTGACTGGATAGTGGATTGGCTTTTAGATCCACAAATAAAGCAGCCTGGTACAAAGATGCCTAAGTTTTTCAGGGAAGGTGAATTTCAGGATATATTCCCCGGAACACCGGAGGAACAGGCTGTTGCATTAAAGGATTTATTGATGAATCTGCCGGAGGAGATGTTGAAACAGGAGGAAGTTGACTCGGCAGATTCCTTAGTTGAATAA
- a CDS encoding cytochrome ubiquinol oxidase subunit I: MKIVFALFLAIFFVALAVNSGIANESGGESDAVEASVDTGETAEEEEKSVPFEVVEYRNFFGIDGRLLVWIVSQLHLMFAAFVLAVPLFVVIIEMIGAKTNQIKFDNLAYELTKLLSTAFATTAALGGLLAFALYGCYPGFMRYMTDVFHPYMYVYALCFFGEVFFLYAYYYSWNLLNKGMGKWVHIFLGVMLNVFGTTLMMLANSWATFMMAPAGIDMKTGAILSRSAAFFNFLWMPVNIHRIIANVAFGGFVVGAYAAVKFMGAKTEEDKAHYDWMGYIGNFIGLAAFIPLPFAGYYLGREIYSASPVMGNIMMGGAFSWTFIIQAILIGMLFVGGNYYLWNGMGRIKGAERYTPYIKYINIVIFFCFAVWLTPHNLPLSGEERALIGEQYHPFSKFFGVMAAKNAVVNLLILSTFFSFLLYKRANKGETKPFKSHGNTARVTMIITVGLTVMYLIWYAMGLKGQDLDAAVKPYLSPLLKCITIQIIALIGALFLTFANKGKLAQTLLFVVTVSISVVYFWYYGFVVMEKANMVLRFLSVTQVSIVISTLIVNTVIDVFLFKDAKEVGGIQWGKIPNRAQYALLLLCVAIVTLMGLMGFIRSGLRMNWHIYGYMQDKSAGAFTPSIAYMGWVVSLIVFLFLFMVAAVFWLAGLAGKKKSV, encoded by the coding sequence TTGAAAATTGTTTTTGCTCTCTTTCTCGCAATCTTTTTTGTTGCGCTGGCAGTTAACTCTGGGATAGCTAATGAAAGTGGCGGTGAGTCAGATGCCGTAGAGGCATCAGTGGATACCGGTGAGACGGCAGAAGAGGAAGAAAAATCTGTGCCTTTTGAAGTTGTCGAATACAGAAACTTCTTTGGTATTGATGGCAGGCTTCTTGTCTGGATAGTTTCTCAGTTACATCTCATGTTCGCGGCCTTTGTGTTGGCTGTACCACTTTTTGTGGTTATCATTGAGATGATTGGGGCAAAGACGAATCAAATAAAATTTGATAATCTGGCGTATGAGCTTACGAAGCTATTGTCAACAGCATTTGCTACAACGGCCGCACTTGGTGGGCTTCTGGCTTTTGCATTATACGGTTGCTATCCAGGTTTTATGCGGTACATGACTGATGTTTTTCATCCGTATATGTATGTGTATGCGCTCTGCTTCTTCGGTGAGGTGTTCTTTCTTTATGCCTACTATTATTCATGGAATTTATTAAATAAAGGTATGGGGAAGTGGGTTCATATTTTTCTGGGTGTAATGTTGAATGTTTTCGGTACAACCTTGATGATGCTCGCTAATTCCTGGGCAACATTTATGATGGCGCCAGCGGGAATAGATATGAAAACCGGAGCGATATTAAGCCGGTCTGCAGCGTTCTTTAATTTTCTCTGGATGCCTGTTAACATTCATCGTATTATAGCCAATGTGGCCTTCGGCGGTTTTGTAGTGGGGGCATATGCAGCAGTTAAGTTTATGGGGGCGAAAACTGAAGAAGATAAAGCACACTATGATTGGATGGGTTATATAGGTAATTTCATTGGTCTGGCTGCGTTTATTCCGTTGCCTTTTGCCGGTTACTATCTAGGAAGAGAAATTTACAGTGCCAGTCCTGTTATGGGTAATATCATGATGGGAGGGGCTTTTTCCTGGACTTTCATTATACAGGCAATTCTTATCGGTATGCTGTTCGTTGGCGGAAACTATTATTTGTGGAACGGTATGGGCAGGATAAAAGGTGCTGAGCGCTATACTCCTTATATTAAGTATATAAATATAGTTATATTCTTCTGCTTTGCCGTTTGGCTAACACCTCATAATCTTCCGCTTAGTGGAGAAGAGAGGGCTCTTATTGGAGAGCAATATCATCCATTTTCCAAATTCTTCGGAGTTATGGCTGCAAAAAATGCGGTTGTAAACCTCCTAATTCTTTCTACATTCTTCAGTTTCCTGTTGTATAAAAGAGCTAATAAGGGTGAAACAAAGCCGTTTAAGAGTCATGGTAATACTGCGAGAGTTACGATGATTATTACTGTCGGTCTGACAGTAATGTACCTGATCTGGTATGCAATGGGTCTTAAGGGGCAGGATTTGGACGCGGCAGTAAAGCCGTACTTGTCGCCTCTTCTCAAGTGTATTACGATACAGATTATAGCACTGATTGGTGCGCTGTTTCTTACTTTTGCAAATAAAGGCAAGCTTGCGCAGACTTTGCTGTTTGTTGTGACAGTCTCAATATCTGTTGTATACTTCTGGTATTATGGTTTTGTTGTTATGGAAAAGGCAAACATGGTATTAAGGTTTTTGTCAGTAACGCAGGTGTCCATAGTGATTTCAACTTTGATAGTTAACACGGTTATTGATGTTTTTCTTTTTAAAGACGCAAAAGAAGTAGGTGGAATTCAGTGGGGTAAAATACCAAACAGGGCACAATACGCACTGTTGCTTCTCTGTGTTGCTATCGTTACACTTATGGGCTTGATGGGTTTCATACGTTCAGGTCTCAGGATGAACTGGCATATTTACGGATATATGCAGGATAAGTCTGCAGGTGCGTTTACACCCAGTATTGCTTATATGGGTTGGGTAGTTTCTTTGATTGTATTCCTCTTTTTGTTTATGGTAGCTGCTGTATTCTGGCTGGCAGGTCTTGCTGGTAAGAAGAAGAGTGTCTAA
- a CDS encoding carboxypeptidase regulatory-like domain-containing protein yields the protein MKNCVCYLAVGLLSLVLVVGNSRDTLAAYEGGDVSNGGTITGTVKIAGDVPAVKALKVDKDQSTCGHDDLPSEALMVSDGAIQNAVVSITNISKGKKFEGGTPELDQKGCVFIPHIAMIPQGSSIKLLNSDDVMHNLHSWSMKNTAFNEGVAAHGNISKTFEFPETVKVTCDVHKWMTSWLIVQANPYYAITDANGNYKLEGVPAGTYTVQAWQESLGKKTQEVTVTAGGEVKADFGLEKKAKKKRKRKKH from the coding sequence ATGAAGAATTGCGTTTGTTACCTGGCAGTAGGATTGCTTTCACTAGTTTTGGTGGTAGGTAATTCAAGAGATACTCTGGCGGCATACGAGGGTGGCGATGTATCTAACGGCGGTACAATAACCGGTACTGTGAAGATTGCTGGCGATGTGCCAGCAGTAAAAGCACTGAAAGTGGACAAAGATCAGTCTACATGCGGGCATGATGATCTTCCATCAGAAGCATTGATGGTTTCAGATGGTGCTATACAGAATGCGGTAGTCTCTATTACTAACATCTCTAAAGGTAAAAAATTTGAAGGCGGTACCCCGGAATTAGATCAGAAAGGGTGTGTTTTTATCCCTCATATTGCTATGATTCCTCAGGGAAGTTCTATTAAGCTGCTAAACAGCGATGATGTTATGCATAATCTTCATTCGTGGTCCATGAAAAATACAGCATTTAACGAAGGAGTTGCGGCCCATGGAAATATTTCCAAAACATTTGAGTTTCCTGAAACTGTCAAGGTGACATGTGATGTTCACAAGTGGATGACTTCCTGGCTGATAGTGCAGGCGAATCCTTACTATGCTATAACAGATGCAAATGGAAACTATAAGCTTGAAGGGGTGCCTGCTGGTACATATACAGTTCAGGCATGGCAGGAGTCACTTGGAAAGAAAACTCAGGAAGTTACAGTAACTGCTGGTGGCGAAGTCAAGGCAGACTTTGGGCTGGAAAAGAAAGCAAAGAAAAAGAGAAAAAGAAAAAAGCATTAA
- a CDS encoding c-type cytochrome: protein MAKNKNSYSMIMVIVSVLIVFAIIKVIAPYVFMILLAKDHTMPTPSTLLLWYMVLAVLASLVYVSTSDLKWANFLSFILPAGDDKFKALFQKMMVIAFPLLVGWFVYSGTVPGTASPVELRIQHPTLLQEFEKLENPFANADEATKRKCIEEGKHLYQQNCRPCHGSKADGNGPFANAFRLRPINFTDPGTIATVVENFAFWRIKEGGPGLPAVSTPWDSAMPAWKDVLTDTQIWKIIMGEYVTAGVQSRQREEMEH, encoded by the coding sequence ATGGCAAAAAATAAAAATTCGTATTCGATGATAATGGTAATAGTATCAGTACTAATTGTATTTGCCATTATCAAAGTAATTGCACCATACGTTTTCATGATTTTGCTGGCAAAAGATCATACTATGCCTACTCCAAGTACGTTGTTGCTCTGGTACATGGTATTGGCAGTGCTTGCATCACTTGTATATGTTTCAACAAGTGATCTGAAGTGGGCAAATTTTTTAAGCTTTATATTGCCTGCGGGTGATGATAAGTTTAAAGCTCTTTTCCAGAAGATGATGGTGATTGCATTCCCATTACTTGTTGGTTGGTTTGTTTATTCCGGGACTGTTCCAGGTACGGCGTCTCCAGTAGAATTGAGAATCCAGCATCCGACGTTGCTGCAAGAGTTTGAGAAACTTGAAAATCCTTTTGCGAATGCTGACGAAGCAACTAAAAGAAAGTGTATTGAAGAGGGTAAACATCTTTATCAGCAGAACTGTCGCCCTTGTCATGGATCTAAAGCAGACGGTAATGGACCATTTGCCAATGCTTTCCGTTTAAGACCAATTAATTTTACCGATCCTGGAACAATTGCAACAGTTGTAGAAAATTTTGCTTTCTGGAGAATTAAAGAAGGTGGACCAGGGCTTCCGGCGGTATCAACTCCATGGGATTCAGCAATGCCAGCTTGGAAAGATGTTTTAACTGATACACAAATATGGAAGATAATAATGGGTGAATATGTGACTGCAGGAGTGCAGTCACGTCAAAGAGAAGAGATGGAACACTAA
- a CDS encoding DUF1566 domain-containing protein — MVYIVGERKQQTFLPPSIDEYIKVNDPVRVYNAFIMISVVIPILIYARQTFGEADNKEIKASIVTQTEFRLISKENFFGKSVVNMLKDNSFYDRDWNSSASGFPNDYQLQSNGKVVLDRASGLMWQQSGSAGDVSFDEAERYVLKLNSDQFAGYNDWRLPTLEEAMSLMESTEKSGGLHIAAVFDNTRRWIWTSDKNNASLPWIVNFVSGNCYTYVNDYFDFTSDGYIRSVR; from the coding sequence ATGGTTTATATAGTAGGAGAGAGAAAACAACAAACATTCCTTCCGCCGTCAATAGATGAGTATATAAAAGTAAATGATCCAGTGCGAGTATATAATGCATTTATTATGATCAGTGTGGTAATACCGATATTAATCTATGCGAGACAGACTTTCGGGGAGGCAGATAACAAAGAGATTAAAGCATCTATTGTTACACAAACAGAATTCCGGTTAATTTCAAAAGAGAATTTCTTCGGAAAGTCAGTAGTAAACATGCTCAAGGATAACAGTTTTTATGATAGGGATTGGAATAGCTCTGCATCCGGATTTCCCAATGACTATCAGTTGCAGAGTAATGGTAAAGTTGTCTTAGACCGTGCCAGCGGACTCATGTGGCAGCAGTCCGGATCAGCCGGAGATGTCTCCTTTGATGAAGCTGAGAGATATGTTCTAAAACTAAATAGTGATCAATTTGCCGGATACAACGACTGGCGCCTGCCCACGCTTGAGGAGGCAATGTCCCTTATGGAGTCGACAGAAAAGAGCGGTGGTTTGCATATAGCCGCAGTATTTGATAATACGCGTAGGTGGATCTGGACTTCAGACAAGAACAACGCCTCTCTCCCCTGGATTGTCAATTTCGTCAGTGGTAATTGCTACACCTACGTCAACGATTACTTCGACTTTACCAGCGACGGCTATATTCGATCAGTTCGTTGA
- a CDS encoding c-type cytochrome: MKSFLKAVAFTLSVLGFFAYVCIYVTGLSGGSGGGGATGISPEAGEKIYWGDGQCHTCHSIGTSGSATRGPNQEGLASRAEERAKAAGLSSGLEYLVESIVHPSSFVVEGYDNIMPKVYEAPIMLGREQIQAVLVYLQTLGGEPDVEAVAKFAEKIPEASGEQVAPWVPPIDVDIKEGELVFFDESRGVTCSKCHVLNGKGSKVGPDLTGIGAVQTPEYLIESVLKPSEVIVKGYETMYLMTTEGMAYNGLLVSQDEEEVVLMVDEDGVMEEYVFYPDEIAQMQKQDVSIMPGNFRDMLTTKEFYGVILYLLSQK, translated from the coding sequence ATGAAAAGTTTCTTAAAGGCAGTAGCGTTTACACTGTCTGTTCTTGGTTTTTTTGCTTATGTTTGTATTTACGTAACTGGGCTTTCCGGCGGCAGTGGCGGAGGTGGAGCCACCGGGATAAGTCCTGAAGCGGGTGAAAAGATTTACTGGGGAGATGGTCAATGCCATACATGTCACAGTATCGGTACATCCGGTAGTGCGACAAGAGGGCCTAACCAGGAGGGTCTCGCATCAAGGGCTGAGGAAAGGGCGAAGGCAGCTGGACTCTCTTCTGGCCTTGAATACCTGGTGGAATCAATCGTACATCCATCGTCCTTTGTAGTAGAAGGTTATGACAATATTATGCCTAAGGTTTACGAAGCTCCTATTATGCTAGGTCGTGAACAGATACAAGCCGTACTGGTCTATCTTCAGACATTGGGAGGTGAGCCGGATGTTGAGGCGGTAGCCAAATTTGCAGAAAAGATACCAGAGGCATCAGGTGAACAAGTTGCTCCTTGGGTGCCTCCAATTGATGTAGATATAAAAGAGGGAGAGTTGGTCTTCTTTGATGAATCAAGGGGTGTTACATGTTCTAAGTGTCATGTTTTAAACGGAAAAGGCTCTAAAGTCGGGCCAGATCTAACAGGTATTGGTGCGGTACAGACACCGGAATACCTTATTGAATCGGTACTTAAGCCTAGTGAAGTAATAGTAAAAGGCTATGAAACTATGTATCTTATGACAACAGAAGGAATGGCGTATAACGGGCTCCTTGTCAGTCAGGATGAAGAAGAAGTAGTTTTGATGGTTGATGAAGACGGAGTTATGGAAGAATATGTTTTCTATCCAGATGAAATAGCTCAGATGCAGAAACAGGACGTATCAATTATGCCAGGTAATTTCAGGGATATGCTTACAACAAAAGAATTTTATGGTGTAATTTTGTATCTTTTGAGCCAGAAATAA
- a CDS encoding radical SAM/SPASM domain-containing protein — MKSIPHVISWNLTKACNLLCTHCYLLADNVQPPDQENTSLPGYTPSEDTLDFNQIQCGTGSTADELDTDTALKVIDEIAELNPNLILILTGGEPLLRKDIFDLSRHAAGKGMMVLLGTNACLIDDKMAKKLKDNGFSGIGISLDSIHPEVHDSIRGAKGSWEKAVEGMKACRRNGLEIQIQTTVFKKNYDEIPQLVAFANNMEARVFNLFFLVCTGRGQDITDITSEQYEDALKQIYKLHSQYEGKMLVSAKCAPHYRRIAYEMDPESALVKYYSGGCPAGTNYCRITPEGNVTACPYMETSCGSLREKSFAEIWNNSGILNELREADLKGRCGECEFESMCKGCRARALVTTGDQMEEDSWCDYEPGKYGGKKLSFKEENTFGLEKKFELSWSKDAEKRLGKVPSFGKGMVIKRVEQYAREKGYTEITPDIMKEAKEKMAGDKKAMFPFMKLLKKKPARNGKIEWETEALERVKNAPDFVRPGIYKLMEIRAREKGYKTITSAFLSEIRDESMQFASRRMKKLGFDKLDMGAFDTAKSKTKNQKKREVIDDIKEFLANRDVKNTEIIDKFRKYMSHVPEDAN, encoded by the coding sequence ATGAAATCCATACCTCACGTAATTTCCTGGAACCTCACAAAAGCATGCAACTTACTGTGCACCCATTGTTACCTTCTGGCAGATAATGTTCAACCACCAGACCAGGAGAATACCAGCCTGCCCGGCTACACACCCAGCGAAGACACTCTTGACTTTAATCAGATACAATGTGGAACAGGCAGTACCGCTGATGAACTGGACACTGACACCGCACTGAAGGTTATAGACGAAATCGCGGAACTAAACCCAAACCTGATCCTGATTCTGACAGGCGGAGAACCGCTCTTACGAAAAGACATCTTTGATCTGTCCCGTCATGCTGCGGGGAAAGGCATGATGGTCCTCCTCGGCACCAATGCATGTCTTATTGATGATAAAATGGCTAAAAAGCTGAAAGATAACGGTTTTTCCGGGATTGGCATAAGTCTCGATTCCATTCATCCTGAAGTACATGACTCAATTCGAGGCGCAAAAGGTTCATGGGAAAAGGCGGTCGAAGGGATGAAGGCGTGCAGAAGAAACGGATTGGAAATCCAGATACAGACCACAGTTTTTAAAAAGAATTATGACGAAATTCCCCAACTGGTTGCCTTCGCGAACAACATGGAAGCAAGGGTCTTTAACCTTTTCTTCCTCGTCTGTACGGGAAGAGGCCAGGACATAACCGATATTACATCAGAACAATATGAGGACGCGTTGAAACAGATCTACAAACTCCATAGTCAATATGAGGGAAAGATGCTCGTCAGCGCAAAGTGCGCTCCACATTACAGAAGGATAGCATACGAGATGGACCCCGAGTCGGCATTAGTCAAATACTATTCAGGCGGATGCCCGGCTGGCACAAACTACTGCAGGATTACACCCGAAGGTAACGTCACCGCTTGTCCCTATATGGAAACATCCTGTGGAAGTTTACGGGAAAAGAGTTTTGCGGAAATCTGGAACAACTCCGGGATACTGAATGAATTAAGGGAAGCGGACCTCAAGGGCAGATGCGGTGAGTGTGAGTTTGAATCAATGTGCAAAGGTTGCCGCGCAAGGGCCCTCGTTACGACAGGAGATCAGATGGAAGAAGATTCTTGGTGTGATTATGAACCAGGAAAATATGGAGGAAAGAAGTTGTCGTTTAAAGAAGAGAACACATTTGGTTTAGAGAAGAAGTTTGAGCTCTCATGGAGTAAAGACGCAGAGAAGCGACTGGGCAAAGTACCCTCCTTTGGAAAAGGAATGGTAATAAAAAGGGTAGAACAGTACGCGAGAGAAAAAGGGTATACCGAGATCACTCCGGACATCATGAAAGAAGCAAAGGAAAAGATGGCAGGCGACAAGAAGGCTATGTTCCCTTTTATGAAGCTGCTTAAAAAGAAACCTGCCAGGAACGGTAAGATTGAGTGGGAGACCGAGGCGCTGGAGCGTGTTAAAAACGCCCCCGATTTTGTAAGGCCCGGAATTTACAAGCTGATGGAAATACGCGCCAGGGAAAAGGGATACAAAACAATAACCTCAGCATTTCTCTCTGAGATAAGAGATGAGTCCATGCAGTTTGCATCCAGAAGGATGAAAAAACTTGGGTTCGACAAACTCGACATGGGAGCATTTGATACAGCAAAATCAAAAACAAAAAATCAAAAGAAGAGAGAGGTTATTGACGACATTAAGGAATTTCTTGCAAATAGAGATGTGAAGAATACTGAGATCATCGACAAGTTCCGGAAATATATGTCACACGTGCCAGAAGACGCGAATTAA